One Carassius auratus strain Wakin unplaced genomic scaffold, ASM336829v1 scaf_tig00058578, whole genome shotgun sequence DNA segment encodes these proteins:
- the LOC113090708 gene encoding microtubule-associated protein RP/EB family member 3-like — translation MAVNVYSTSMTIENLSRHDMLAWVNDSLHFSYTKIEQLCSGAAYCQFMDMLFPGCILLKRVKFQAKLEHEYIHNFKVLQTAFKRMNVDKIIPVERLVKGKFQDNFEFLQWFKKFFDANYDGKEYDPQLARQSHDATPPAHNPGEVTPTREQQVTHTHTPQRGERERERTYTH, via the exons ATGGCGGTGAACGTTTACTCCACGTCTATGACCATCGAGAACCTGAGCAGACATGACATGCTGGCCTGGGTCAACGACTCGCTGCACTTCAGCTACACCAAGATCGAGCAGCTGTGCTCAG GTGCCGCCTACTGTCAGTTCATGGACATGCTGTTCCCCGGCTGTATCCTGCTGAAGAGGGTCAAGTTCCAGGCCAAACTGGAGCACGAGTACATCCACAACTTCAAAGTGCTGCAGACGGCCTTCAAGAGGATGAACGTGGACAAG ATCATTCCTGTGGAGAGACTCGTCAAGGGCAAGTTTCAGGACAACTTCGAGTTCCTTCAGTGGTTTAAGAAGTTCTTCGACGCTAACTATGACGGGAAAGAGTACGATCCTCAGTTAGCGCGACAGAGCCACGACGCCACGCCTCCAGCACACAACCCAGGGGAAGTCACCCCCACCAGAGAGcagcaggtaacacacacacacacaccacagagaggagagagagagagagagagaacatacacacaca